From Brevibacillus marinus, a single genomic window includes:
- a CDS encoding arsinothricin resistance N-acetyltransferase ArsN1 family A gives MMDLIIRRASEADLPAILKIYNQGIADRIATLEAEEKDEPYMRRWFAEHQGRYCVLVAELADEVIGWASLNRYANRCAYDGVADLSIYIARAHRGKGVGKALLDQLEEAARSHQFHKIVLFTFPFNLLGQALYRKCGYREVGVFRNQGMLDGKFVDVMAMEKLL, from the coding sequence TTGATGGATCTAATCATTCGCAGAGCGAGCGAGGCAGATTTGCCAGCGATCCTGAAGATATACAACCAAGGAATCGCCGATCGCATCGCCACCCTGGAAGCGGAGGAGAAGGACGAACCGTACATGCGCCGCTGGTTTGCTGAACATCAGGGGCGGTATTGTGTGCTTGTCGCGGAGTTGGCCGATGAAGTCATCGGCTGGGCTTCGCTAAACCGGTACGCCAATCGCTGCGCGTACGATGGCGTTGCTGACTTGTCCATCTACATTGCCCGTGCTCACCGCGGCAAAGGCGTCGGCAAGGCACTGTTGGATCAGCTGGAGGAGGCGGCTCGCTCCCATCAGTTTCACAAAATCGTCCTCTTCACCTTTCCCTTTAACCTCCTCGGGCAGGCACTTTATCGAAAATGCGGGTACCGCGAAGTAGGCGTCTTCCGAAACCAGGGGATGCTGGACGGGAAATTTGTTGATGTGATGGCAATGGAAAAGCTTTTGTAA
- a CDS encoding CaiB/BaiF CoA transferase family protein, which produces MQQALQNMKVIDLTQVLAGPYCTMVLGDLGADVIKVEKYPDGDDTRTMRPFVNDESYCYMMVNRNKRGIRLNIKEEAGRDVLYQLVKTADVFIENFRPGTTRKLGIDYESLRAINPGLIYCSISGYGQTGPYSHKGGFDIMAQGMSGIMSMTGEKGGKPVKVGIAIHDVAAAVTAIYSILAAYIHKLQTGEGQYIDLSLVDSGLAWTVWEAAAYFGAGEVSGPNGSAHRVSAPYQGFQTKNGYILIGAGTQRLWERFCQEVIDRPELIEDPRFLTNSDRIGHVDELEAIIQEIIIREDSQYWLEKLDQAGIPCGPIYRYDETLNDEHIRAREMVIDYEHPVAGRIFNLGFPVKFSKTPGQVRRPAPSLGQHTKEVLQELGYSESAIQALEANQII; this is translated from the coding sequence ATGCAACAAGCGTTACAAAACATGAAAGTCATCGATCTGACACAGGTGCTGGCCGGCCCCTATTGCACGATGGTGCTGGGCGATCTGGGAGCCGACGTCATCAAAGTGGAGAAGTACCCCGACGGAGATGACACCCGGACGATGCGGCCGTTCGTGAACGATGAGAGCTACTGCTACATGATGGTAAACCGGAACAAACGGGGCATCCGTTTGAATATCAAGGAAGAGGCGGGCCGCGACGTCCTCTATCAGCTCGTGAAAACGGCCGATGTGTTCATCGAGAATTTTCGCCCGGGCACGACGCGCAAACTGGGCATCGATTATGAATCGCTGCGCGCGATCAATCCCGGCCTGATCTACTGCTCCATCTCCGGCTATGGACAAACGGGACCATACAGCCACAAAGGCGGGTTTGACATCATGGCGCAGGGGATGTCAGGAATCATGAGCATGACCGGGGAAAAGGGGGGCAAACCGGTCAAAGTGGGGATTGCCATCCACGATGTGGCGGCTGCCGTCACCGCCATCTACTCCATTTTGGCCGCCTACATTCATAAGCTGCAGACGGGGGAAGGGCAGTATATCGACTTGTCGTTGGTTGATTCGGGCTTGGCATGGACGGTGTGGGAAGCTGCCGCCTATTTTGGCGCCGGGGAAGTGTCCGGGCCGAACGGCTCCGCCCACCGCGTCTCCGCTCCCTATCAAGGATTCCAGACGAAAAATGGATACATTTTGATCGGCGCGGGTACGCAGCGACTGTGGGAGCGTTTCTGTCAGGAGGTCATTGACAGGCCGGAGTTGATCGAGGACCCCCGGTTTCTCACCAACAGCGATCGCATCGGGCATGTGGATGAACTGGAAGCGATCATTCAAGAGATCATCATCCGCGAAGACTCGCAATACTGGCTGGAAAAGCTGGACCAAGCGGGCATTCCCTGCGGTCCCATCTACCGCTATGATGAAACGCTGAACGACGAGCACATTCGCGCGCGCGAGATGGTCATCGATTACGAGCATCCGGTGGCCGGCCGTATCTTCAATCTCGGCTTCCCCGTGAAGTTTTCCAAAACCCCGGGGCAAGTCAGACGCCCGGCTCCTTCTCTGGGGCAGCACACCAAGGAAGTGCTGCAGGAACTGGGTTATTCCGAGTCGGCGATCCAGGCACTGGAAGCGAACCAGATCATTTGA
- a CDS encoding LysR family transcriptional regulator: MDEKDWQILLAVYEEKSLTAAAQKLYISQPALTYRLKQIEERFDIQIFVKGRRQLKFTAAGEHLVQYARKMVLELKKLKDQLQDLQQQVSGELRLGVSISFADYELPDLLKRFHDCYPNVQFNVHTDWSVRVFERLLAEEDHICIIRGNYDWNDGKILMGVDEVCIVSKEPISLQDLPSLPRIRHQSGPDTKKIVEQWWQEHFTHPPYISMEVGNLETCKKMVLKGLGYGILPRYALQEKDLEEGLFIHPLTVADGKPVLRKLWAFYREDDLHLSVVRAFVDFLKQHYNAC; this comes from the coding sequence ATGGACGAAAAAGATTGGCAGATCTTGCTGGCCGTATACGAGGAAAAAAGTTTAACCGCTGCCGCGCAAAAACTGTATATTTCTCAGCCGGCCCTGACGTACCGGCTCAAGCAAATAGAGGAACGGTTTGACATTCAAATCTTTGTCAAAGGGAGAAGACAGCTCAAATTTACAGCGGCAGGCGAACATTTGGTCCAATACGCGCGGAAAATGGTGCTGGAATTGAAAAAACTAAAAGATCAACTGCAAGATTTGCAGCAGCAGGTGAGCGGGGAATTGCGGCTGGGCGTTTCCATCAGCTTTGCCGATTACGAACTTCCCGATTTGTTGAAACGCTTTCACGATTGCTATCCGAACGTTCAATTCAACGTCCATACCGACTGGAGTGTACGAGTGTTTGAACGTCTGCTCGCCGAGGAAGATCACATCTGCATCATTCGCGGGAATTACGACTGGAACGATGGAAAAATCTTAATGGGCGTGGATGAAGTCTGCATCGTTTCAAAAGAGCCGATCTCGCTGCAGGATTTGCCCAGTTTGCCGCGAATCCGCCATCAATCCGGTCCCGATACGAAAAAGATCGTCGAGCAGTGGTGGCAGGAGCATTTTACCCACCCCCCTTACATCAGCATGGAGGTGGGCAACCTGGAAACCTGCAAAAAAATGGTGTTAAAGGGATTGGGATACGGCATTTTACCGAGGTACGCCCTGCAGGAGAAAGATCTGGAAGAGGGGCTGTTTATTCACCCGTTAACGGTAGCGGACGGAAAACCGGTCCTCCGCAAGCTTTGGGCCTTTTACCGCGAGGACGATTTGCACCTTTCCGTGGTGCGGGCGTTTGTCGACTTTCTCAAGCAGCACTACAACGCCTGCTGA
- a CDS encoding TRAP transporter substrate-binding protein encodes MIKKLFTSALILSMTALALTGCGSGGGSAEGTASNEGAKEAETYTMKFAHVSAPDSHYHAGAEKFKEIVEKNSNGRIRVEIYPSGQLGGEKDLAESLKSNIVQAAIIAGTLPIIEPKFAVLDLPYLFDNYDDAHEKLSGELGEKLFSLLPEKGLKGISWTENGFRVITNSKKPIRTPDDLKGLKIRVPENQAYVATFEALGANPTPIAFPDLFSSLEQKVVDGQENPLPQIYSNKFHEVQDYLSVTHHLYGPAPIIMSLKFYESLPDDLKKVIDEAGIETQQYQWEVVQNMEKEIMEDLKTKGITIVEDVDVEKFKELTRPVYDEFEEIVGKELMDLARN; translated from the coding sequence ATGATCAAGAAGCTTTTCACGAGTGCTCTAATTTTGTCCATGACCGCATTGGCTCTTACCGGCTGCGGTAGTGGAGGCGGCAGTGCTGAGGGTACAGCGTCAAACGAAGGCGCGAAGGAAGCCGAAACCTACACGATGAAGTTCGCCCATGTTTCTGCTCCCGACTCTCATTACCATGCGGGCGCGGAAAAATTTAAAGAGATTGTAGAAAAGAATTCAAACGGAAGGATTCGCGTGGAAATTTACCCAAGCGGGCAGCTTGGCGGTGAAAAAGATCTGGCCGAAAGTTTAAAGTCGAATATCGTCCAAGCCGCAATTATCGCGGGAACCTTGCCAATCATCGAACCGAAATTTGCCGTTCTCGATTTGCCATACCTTTTTGATAACTACGATGATGCACACGAAAAACTGTCCGGCGAGCTGGGGGAAAAACTGTTTAGCTTGCTTCCCGAAAAAGGCTTGAAGGGCATTTCGTGGACCGAGAATGGGTTCCGTGTGATCACCAACTCCAAAAAACCCATTCGCACACCGGATGATTTGAAAGGACTGAAGATTCGCGTACCGGAAAACCAAGCGTATGTCGCAACGTTTGAAGCGTTAGGAGCGAATCCTACGCCGATTGCGTTCCCGGATCTGTTTAGTTCGCTGGAACAAAAAGTTGTCGATGGGCAGGAGAATCCACTCCCCCAAATTTATTCCAATAAATTCCACGAAGTTCAGGATTACCTGTCGGTCACCCATCACCTTTATGGTCCGGCTCCCATCATCATGAGTCTCAAATTTTATGAAAGCTTGCCGGATGATCTGAAAAAAGTGATTGATGAGGCGGGCATTGAGACTCAACAATATCAATGGGAAGTAGTCCAAAACATGGAAAAAGAGATCATGGAAGATCTGAAAACAAAAGGCATAACCATCGTAGAAGATGTGGACGTAGAGAAGTTTAAAGAGCTGACACGACCGGTTTACGATGAATTTGAAGAGATCGTCGGCAAAGAGTTGATGGATTTAGCGAGAAATTAA
- a CDS encoding enoyl-CoA hydratase/isomerase family protein, translating into MQKELLYVEKEASIATIVLNRPEKRNALNLAMWVTLSQLLDQLEADRETKVVVIRGVDETAFSAGADISEFLANRSSAEQAKTYNDQSMHAVDRLHRFPKPTIAMIHKYAVGGGLDLALACDFRFSAEDGIFAITPAKLGIVYNLTSTKRLVDLVGPSRTKEILYTARSLDVQEAYQWGLVDRIYGKRELAEKTYEFARLLAERSQVSIRGTKTMVQAILDGAVEESPQLAQMVLDSFNSSDYREGVQAFLEKRKPHFS; encoded by the coding sequence GTGCAGAAAGAGCTTCTCTATGTGGAAAAGGAAGCGTCCATTGCGACCATTGTGTTGAATCGGCCGGAAAAACGGAACGCCCTGAATCTTGCCATGTGGGTTACCTTAAGCCAGCTGTTGGACCAGCTGGAAGCGGATCGAGAGACGAAAGTGGTGGTCATCCGCGGGGTGGACGAAACCGCCTTTTCCGCAGGGGCGGATATCAGCGAATTTCTCGCCAATCGCTCGTCCGCGGAACAGGCGAAAACCTACAATGACCAGTCCATGCACGCGGTAGACCGCCTGCATCGCTTTCCCAAGCCAACGATTGCGATGATTCACAAGTACGCGGTCGGCGGCGGGCTGGATCTCGCGCTCGCCTGCGATTTTCGCTTCAGTGCGGAGGACGGGATCTTCGCGATTACGCCGGCCAAACTGGGGATTGTCTACAATTTGACCAGCACCAAGCGCCTGGTCGATCTCGTCGGTCCGTCCCGGACAAAGGAGATCCTCTACACGGCCCGCTCCCTGGATGTACAGGAAGCCTACCAATGGGGCCTGGTTGACCGCATCTATGGGAAGCGCGAGCTCGCCGAAAAAACCTATGAATTTGCCCGCCTGCTCGCGGAGCGTTCGCAAGTTTCGATCCGCGGAACGAAAACAATGGTGCAGGCGATTCTCGATGGGGCTGTGGAAGAGAGTCCGCAGCTGGCGCAAATGGTATTGGATTCGTTCAATTCAAGCGATTACCGGGAAGGTGTGCAGGCGTTTCTGGAGAAACGAAAGCCGCATTTTTCGTAA
- a CDS encoding four-carbon acid sugar kinase family protein produces MMKGKTAMKRLLLTYYGDDFTGSTDSMEALTSNGFRTVLFLKAPDLEMIENKFPDIQCVGIAGISRSLSPDQMERELLPIFQKMKTLHSPLMHYKVCSTFDSSPEIGSIGKVLELAKQIFPSQRAIPVLAGAPSLQRFTVFGNHFAKMNGVTYRLDRHPTMSRHPVTPMHEADLRLHLKQQTSLAITLFDVLDLQQDLQKVHETYQNKLNEQADVVLFDVLDENHLEKIGSIIWKQGEHGQQFVVGSSGIQYALAAHWKKSGIEHHYVPPGAGAARQVLVVSGSCSPVTQHQIEIALQHGFCGVKIPVEGLIDPSRRADVRRELFQQVCTQLQQGKSVIIYSAWGPDDPEISRTKQYLQSVGMAPSETGKLLGEQLGRLTRDVVEAMEVKRVVVAGGDTSGYVTKELGIYGLEVLKPIAPGAPLCRCYAEGERFDGLELALKSGQFGQPDYFVRVLHGN; encoded by the coding sequence ATGATGAAAGGGAAAACGGCAATGAAACGATTACTGCTCACGTATTATGGAGATGATTTTACGGGCTCAACGGATTCGATGGAGGCTTTGACAAGCAATGGGTTCCGAACGGTGTTGTTCTTGAAGGCGCCAGATCTGGAGATGATTGAGAACAAGTTTCCAGATATTCAATGTGTAGGAATCGCTGGAATTAGCCGTTCATTATCACCGGATCAAATGGAACGGGAACTGTTGCCGATCTTCCAAAAAATGAAGACGTTGCATTCCCCGCTCATGCACTATAAGGTTTGTTCAACATTCGATTCATCTCCTGAAATCGGCAGTATAGGAAAAGTGTTGGAATTGGCCAAACAAATCTTTCCGTCGCAGCGGGCTATCCCGGTTTTAGCCGGGGCGCCCTCCCTCCAGCGGTTTACTGTTTTTGGCAACCATTTTGCCAAAATGAACGGTGTAACTTACCGTCTGGATCGTCACCCCACGATGTCCAGACATCCTGTTACGCCGATGCATGAAGCCGATCTGCGACTGCACCTGAAACAGCAGACATCTCTTGCCATCACGCTTTTCGATGTCCTTGACTTGCAGCAGGATCTGCAGAAGGTACACGAGACGTACCAAAACAAACTGAATGAGCAAGCTGACGTGGTACTCTTCGATGTCCTGGATGAGAATCACTTGGAGAAAATCGGGAGCATCATCTGGAAGCAGGGAGAACACGGGCAGCAGTTTGTCGTCGGGTCTTCAGGGATTCAATATGCGCTGGCCGCCCATTGGAAAAAGAGCGGAATCGAGCACCATTACGTACCTCCCGGTGCGGGTGCTGCCCGGCAAGTGCTTGTCGTTTCCGGCAGTTGTTCGCCCGTTACGCAACATCAGATCGAGATTGCGCTTCAGCATGGTTTTTGCGGGGTGAAAATCCCGGTGGAAGGGTTAATCGATCCGTCCCGTCGTGCGGATGTTCGACGCGAACTTTTTCAGCAAGTCTGCACGCAATTGCAGCAGGGAAAAAGTGTCATCATCTACTCTGCGTGGGGGCCTGACGATCCGGAAATTTCGCGAACCAAGCAATACTTGCAATCGGTTGGTATGGCTCCAAGTGAAACAGGAAAGCTGCTGGGGGAACAGTTGGGACGGTTAACCCGTGATGTGGTCGAGGCGATGGAGGTAAAACGGGTCGTGGTAGCCGGAGGGGACACGTCCGGTTATGTAACCAAAGAACTGGGTATCTACGGACTGGAAGTTCTCAAGCCGATTGCACCGGGTGCGCCGCTTTGCCGTTGTTACGCAGAAGGGGAACGGTTTGACGGTCTGGAATTAGCGCTGAAGTCAGGGCAGTTCGGCCAACCGGATTATTTTGTGAGAGTGCTTCACGGTAACTAA
- a CDS encoding MetQ/NlpA family ABC transporter substrate-binding protein — MKKLLGVLISSLLILSLAACGEKTGGALNENKIVVGVTSGLHEQILEKVKEVAAKDGLEIEIKAFSDFQMPNVALVEGEIDANSFQTIPFLETYKREHNADLTAVGETVINPMGMYSKKVKDVSEIKEGDKIGLPNDPTNCDRALHLFQSAGLIKLKDGIEGEATVLDIAENPLNLEFIELDAAQIAKQLDDLTAAAINTSYALKNNLNPGRDAIFLEQKDSKHRNVIVVRTENKDDPVVQKLVNAYRSEEVKKFIEEEFEGSVIPVW; from the coding sequence ATGAAAAAACTCTTGGGGGTTCTGATTAGCAGCTTGCTCATTCTGTCGCTCGCCGCATGCGGCGAAAAAACGGGCGGTGCGCTGAATGAGAACAAAATTGTTGTCGGCGTAACGTCCGGCCTGCATGAGCAAATATTGGAAAAAGTAAAAGAAGTTGCGGCAAAAGACGGCTTGGAAATTGAGATTAAGGCCTTTTCCGATTTCCAAATGCCCAACGTGGCGCTGGTGGAAGGGGAGATCGACGCCAACAGCTTTCAAACCATTCCCTTCCTCGAAACCTATAAACGGGAGCACAACGCGGATCTGACCGCTGTGGGCGAAACCGTCATCAATCCGATGGGGATGTATTCCAAGAAAGTAAAAGATGTTTCCGAGATCAAGGAAGGCGACAAGATCGGTTTGCCGAACGACCCGACGAACTGCGACCGCGCGCTGCATCTCTTCCAAAGCGCCGGTCTGATCAAGCTGAAAGACGGGATCGAGGGAGAAGCGACCGTTTTGGATATTGCGGAAAATCCGCTGAACCTGGAGTTTATCGAGCTGGATGCCGCGCAAATCGCGAAGCAGTTGGACGACTTGACTGCCGCTGCGATCAACACCAGCTACGCGCTGAAGAACAACCTCAACCCGGGACGCGATGCCATCTTCCTCGAGCAGAAAGATTCCAAACATCGCAACGTCATCGTGGTGCGCACGGAAAACAAGGATGATCCTGTGGTGCAAAAACTGGTCAATGCGTACCGCAGCGAGGAAGTGAAAAAATTCATCGAAGAAGAGTTTGAGGGCTCGGTCATTCCCGTGTGGTAA
- a CDS encoding Ldh family oxidoreductase: MEKSYLIRSADYLKMGIEILEQVGVSAAHAAILMENFLDCDRKGIFTHGIFRLPTYLKQMKRGNINPQPDIRIVKDDPAVVLMDGDAGLGAVVSYYAMQAAIDICSRQGIGVVGVRNSNHFGAAAYYTEMASRANYIGIAFTNASPAIAPTGSLQPLLGNNPWSISVPTNLPYPITMDIANSVVARGKIRIAKSKGESIPLGWALNRYGQPTTDPQEALDGGAILPIGDYKGYCITFMLEILTGVLTGAAFGDQIAGVEQDGIRNNGHLFIALDIEKFMSVEEFKRRVDELVRMVKSLPRIKEDQEILLPGEIEWRRKLSQAEGTVKLTEQIFQMLHELSTEYGVNLPEIQVVGA, from the coding sequence ATGGAAAAGAGCTATCTCATACGATCTGCAGATTATCTCAAGATGGGAATCGAGATTCTGGAGCAGGTTGGCGTATCCGCCGCACATGCCGCGATTCTCATGGAAAATTTTCTCGATTGCGATCGCAAAGGAATCTTCACCCACGGCATTTTCCGGCTGCCGACGTATCTCAAACAAATGAAAAGGGGGAACATCAATCCCCAGCCCGATATCCGAATCGTGAAAGATGATCCTGCTGTCGTATTGATGGACGGCGATGCAGGCTTAGGAGCGGTGGTCAGCTATTACGCGATGCAAGCGGCAATCGACATCTGCAGCAGGCAGGGAATTGGCGTCGTCGGCGTGAGAAACAGCAATCACTTCGGGGCAGCCGCCTATTATACGGAAATGGCTTCTCGCGCCAATTACATTGGAATCGCTTTCACCAATGCGTCGCCGGCCATCGCCCCCACGGGAAGCTTGCAGCCGCTGCTGGGAAACAATCCCTGGTCGATCTCGGTACCGACCAACTTGCCTTATCCGATCACGATGGATATCGCCAACAGTGTGGTGGCGAGGGGCAAAATTCGCATTGCCAAATCGAAAGGAGAATCGATCCCGTTAGGATGGGCCTTGAACAGGTACGGTCAACCGACGACAGACCCGCAAGAAGCGCTGGATGGCGGGGCGATCCTGCCGATTGGCGACTACAAGGGGTATTGCATCACCTTCATGCTGGAAATTTTAACAGGCGTCCTCACCGGAGCTGCATTCGGAGACCAAATCGCCGGTGTGGAACAAGACGGGATCAGAAACAATGGCCATCTGTTTATCGCCCTGGACATTGAAAAGTTTATGAGCGTCGAGGAGTTCAAGCGACGAGTCGACGAATTGGTCCGCATGGTCAAGTCACTCCCGAGAATCAAGGAGGACCAGGAGATTCTGCTTCCCGGGGAGATTGAATGGCGGAGGAAGTTGAGCCAGGCAGAAGGAACGGTAAAACTGACGGAACAAATTTTCCAGATGCTGCATGAATTATCCACCGAATACGGGGTGAACCTCCCCGAAATCCAGGTGGTTGGAGCTTAA
- a CDS encoding methionine ABC transporter permease, which produces MAELNEFIQGRLPIIGEAVVQTFQMVSISFLISVVLGIPLAVLLILTRPGNAWENRWVYQMLNTVINVIRSVPFIILLFFILPFTKLVVGTTIGVKGAIVPLIVHATPAIARLMESALLEVDSGVIEAYKSMGIRTRDIIWHVLLREARPSIVLGLTIAIINLVGATAMAGLVGAGGLGDLAYRFGHLRYEEGVMYVTVFILILIVQGLQTIGNRLAAKFKKD; this is translated from the coding sequence ATGGCTGAGCTCAACGAATTTATCCAGGGACGCCTCCCGATCATCGGGGAAGCCGTGGTACAGACGTTTCAAATGGTGTCGATTTCCTTTCTGATCTCTGTCGTGCTCGGCATCCCCCTTGCCGTCCTGCTGATCCTCACCCGGCCCGGAAACGCTTGGGAGAATCGCTGGGTCTATCAAATGCTGAACACCGTGATCAATGTCATCCGCTCCGTCCCGTTTATCATTTTGCTGTTTTTTATCCTGCCTTTTACCAAACTGGTGGTGGGCACGACGATCGGGGTAAAAGGGGCGATTGTCCCGCTGATTGTGCACGCTACTCCAGCGATTGCCCGGCTGATGGAAAGCGCCCTTTTGGAAGTGGACAGCGGGGTGATCGAAGCGTACAAATCGATGGGCATCCGCACGCGGGACATCATCTGGCACGTTTTGCTGCGGGAAGCCCGGCCGTCGATCGTGCTGGGATTGACGATCGCGATCATCAATCTGGTCGGCGCGACCGCCATGGCGGGACTGGTCGGCGCGGGCGGGCTGGGCGATTTGGCGTACCGGTTCGGCCACTTGCGCTACGAAGAAGGCGTGATGTACGTCACGGTCTTTATCCTGATCCTCATCGTCCAGGGCTTGCAGACGATCGGCAACAGGTTGGCGGCAAAATTCAAGAAAGATTGA
- a CDS encoding methionine ABC transporter ATP-binding protein: MIKLTNVSKTFHTEKGIVQALTNVSLEVEKGEIFGVIGYSGAGKSTLIRCVNLLETPTSGTVEINGTDVTKLPDNELMQIRRKIGMIFQGFHLLKTATVYDNIAIPLRLMDVEKQEIEHRVAKYLQIVGLEDKRDAFPSQLSGGQKQRVAIARALAQEPELLLSDEATSALDPETTDSILELLLKINQELGITILLITHEMHVIQKICDRVAVMEMGEVIEQGRTVDIFTNPRHSTTKRFVSSTYHKELPPSLLAELKQTGPVVRLSFVGESAGKPVLAAVSRNFQVSPNILAGGIIQLKQETIGSLVVHLVGKGEESKRAIAYLREQGVKVEEMDNGDG; the protein is encoded by the coding sequence GTGATCAAGCTGACAAACGTGTCAAAAACCTTTCATACGGAAAAAGGAATCGTTCAGGCGCTTACCAATGTCTCGCTGGAAGTGGAAAAAGGAGAAATTTTTGGGGTGATCGGCTACAGCGGGGCAGGCAAAAGCACGTTGATCCGCTGTGTCAACTTACTGGAAACCCCAACCTCCGGGACCGTTGAAATCAATGGAACGGATGTAACGAAACTGCCTGACAACGAACTGATGCAGATCAGACGGAAGATCGGGATGATTTTTCAGGGGTTTCACCTGCTGAAAACAGCTACCGTCTACGACAATATTGCGATTCCGCTGCGGCTGATGGACGTGGAGAAGCAAGAGATTGAACACCGCGTGGCCAAATACCTGCAGATCGTCGGGTTGGAGGACAAACGCGACGCTTTCCCGAGTCAGCTCTCGGGAGGGCAAAAACAGCGCGTGGCGATTGCCCGCGCACTGGCGCAGGAACCCGAACTGCTGCTGAGTGACGAGGCGACAAGCGCCCTGGACCCGGAAACCACCGATTCGATTCTGGAACTGCTTTTGAAAATCAACCAAGAGCTGGGGATCACGATCCTTTTGATTACGCATGAGATGCACGTGATCCAGAAAATATGCGACCGCGTGGCGGTCATGGAAATGGGCGAAGTGATCGAACAGGGGCGAACCGTGGACATCTTCACCAATCCCCGCCACAGCACCACCAAACGGTTCGTCAGCAGCACTTATCATAAGGAGCTGCCCCCATCGCTGCTGGCCGAACTGAAGCAGACCGGGCCTGTGGTACGGCTCTCTTTCGTAGGGGAAAGCGCGGGCAAGCCGGTGCTGGCTGCTGTCAGCCGCAACTTTCAGGTTTCCCCCAATATTTTGGCGGGCGGAATCATTCAGTTGAAGCAAGAAACGATCGGCTCCCTGGTCGTCCACCTTGTGGGTAAGGGGGAGGAGTCCAAACGGGCAATCGCTTATTTAAGAGAACAAGGTGTAAAAGTGGAGGAGATGGATAACGGTGATGGCTGA
- a CDS encoding class II aldolase/adducin family protein, which translates to MSSESQSAPLINSLVDVGKYLMNRELAWGNSGNLSARIDEHRMLITASGSYMGSLTAEDLVVVEIQTGNWSGARKPSKEIPMHAAIYKKRPDVNVVLHASPFWSTLVACSGFPLRSELFIESMYYLEKIAYVDYHHPGSQALGTAVEEKAEQANIMFLKNHGVLVYDESFQEARMRLETLEMVCRMMIAARSANIELHFLDEQIVQDFLLNSGYKPVKK; encoded by the coding sequence ATGTCAAGCGAGAGTCAATCGGCCCCCCTGATCAACAGTCTAGTGGATGTCGGAAAATACTTGATGAATCGCGAGCTTGCTTGGGGGAATTCCGGCAATCTGAGTGCGCGAATCGATGAGCACAGGATGCTCATTACGGCGTCGGGCTCCTATATGGGTTCATTGACAGCGGAGGATCTGGTTGTCGTGGAGATACAAACGGGAAACTGGAGCGGCGCACGGAAACCGTCCAAGGAGATACCGATGCATGCCGCGATCTACAAAAAACGCCCGGATGTAAATGTCGTTTTGCACGCTTCACCGTTTTGGTCCACGCTGGTAGCATGCTCCGGTTTTCCCCTGCGATCGGAGCTATTTATCGAGTCCATGTATTATCTCGAAAAAATTGCGTACGTAGATTACCATCATCCGGGAAGTCAAGCATTAGGAACGGCGGTCGAAGAAAAAGCAGAGCAAGCAAACATTATGTTTTTAAAAAATCACGGCGTTCTCGTTTACGATGAAAGTTTTCAAGAGGCGAGAATGAGGCTGGAAACATTGGAAATGGTCTGCCGCATGATGATTGCCGCCCGTTCGGCCAATATTGAACTGCATTTCCTGGATGAACAGATTGTCCAAGATTTCCTGCTGAATTCTGGTTACAAGCCCGTAAAAAAGTAA